In Brassica napus cultivar Da-Ae chromosome C2, Da-Ae, whole genome shotgun sequence, the sequence TGTTGTGAGAGATATCGAGCGATCCGAGATTCACGAGGCTGGAGAATCGCGGCGGGAGCTCTCCGGTGAAGGAGTTACAGCTCAGATTGAGAGAAATCGCGAGTGTAGTGATTCGTCCTAACTCGTCTGGTATCTCTCCGGTGAAGCTATTGTCGCCGAGGTTGAGAAGCTGGAGACTCCGACAAGAGGAGATTTCTTTAGGGATTTCGCCGGAGAGACGATTCTTCGCGAGGTTAAGCTTCGTGAGTTCGGTTAACGACCCGATACCGGATGGTAGAGAACCGGTTAGTGAATTACCGGAGAAATCGATTAACTGCAAGCTCTTTGGAAGCGTACCGGGTATCAAACCGGTTAAACCGTTGGAATGCAGATCAACGAATTCGAGGCTTACGCAACCGGAGATAACCGGAGGATTGTTTCCCATGAGACGGTTTTCGCTAATATCGATAAAGTTGAGGTTTTTCAAATTCCCAATCTCACCCGGAATATTCCCTGTGATTCTGTTTCCGTTGAGTCGAAGCCGGTAAAGATTCGTGCAGTTCCCAATCTCCGGCGGTATGAGTCCAGACAAGTCGTTATACAGGAGAAGAAGCTTCGTGAGGTTTCTTAGCTCGAAGATTCCGCTAGGGATCGAACCGGTTAAACCGTTGTAAGAGAGATCAATCGCTTGAAGCTCCTCGCATTGAGAAAGACTCTCCGGTATATTCCCGGTTAACTGATTAGACCACGCGAAGAACATCGTCAAGCTCGTTAATTCACCAATCAACGGCGGAATCTCGCCGGAGATTCGGTTGTTGTCAATCTCCAAATGCGTCAGCATCCTGCAGTTCGCTAGCTCTTCGGGGATGGTCCCAGAGAGCTGGTTAACGCTGAGCTGAAGCTCTTGGAGACTGAGAAGGCTCCCCAAATTTCTCGGGATGTTCCCGGTAAGGAGATTCTCCAATAGATCGATTAGGAAAAGCTCCGGGCAGTTCCCGAGCTCGTTTGGGATTTTCCCGACGAGATTGTTCTGCCACAAGAGAAGACTTTGAAGCTTCTCGAGACGCCCCAGCGCGGTCGGAATCGAACCGGAGATCGAGTTTTGGTACAAGTAGAGGTTTCGAAGCTCCGTGCAGTTCCCAATCTCGTCGGGGATTGGACCCGACAAGAGCGACGTGTACAAAGCTATTGTCCGAACGTGTTTGAGGTTCCCGATCGAGGCCGGGAGTTTACCGGAGAGACTCGTCTCGGCGAGACCTAAAGTCACGAGCCCCTCGCAGTTGCCTATCTCCCAAGGAAGCTTTCCTCTTAGATTCTTGTTCCCGCCCGCACGGAATATCTCTAGATTCTTGAGTTGTCCGATACTCTTTGGAATCTCTCCACCGAGTTTGTTGTCGAAGAGAGTGAGCTCGAGGAGGCTAGTGAGGTTCCCTAGCTCCGAAGGAATCACACCTTCGAGGTTGTTGGTGTTGAGAGACAGAGTCTTGAGTTTCTTGAGCTTGAAGATTTCGACAGGGATCTCGCCGGAGAGAGAGTTATCAGCTAAATCGAGAACTTCGAGCTCAGGCAAGTCTCCGAGCTCCTTTGGGATGGAACCAGTGAGATTCACGGAGGTTAAACTGAGTGAACTCAGCGACTTTAACCGCCGGAGATCGGTCGCCGGTAATGGGCTTTGGAAGTCCATGACTTGGAGTTGTATCTCCGAGACTTGGCCTCTCGCGTTGCATTTGATTCCGACCCATTTGCAAGGATTTGATGCTGCGGCGTTCCAGGAAGATAAGGCGTTGCCGGAGATGTTTAGCTGAGATTTCCATGAGAGCAGAGCTTGGCCTTGTTCGTCAATGGAGAAACAGGGGATAGAGAAGAAAACAGACGAGTTTAAgaaaaggaagaggaagaagcagaATCTAGGGTTACGTGACATTTGTGAAgagagggaggaggaggagaagtgATAGAGAGAGAAGTGCGTTGGGATTGTGAAGCGAAGAACCCCatggatttgttttttttacgtTGGTTTATAGAAATATACAGGGAAAAGTGTCTTTTTCTACCCCAACTATTTCCATTGTGCCTTTTCATACTCAGATTAAACATTGGTGCGAAAACATACCTGAACGaagtttttctttaaattttcaaCCCAAACTTCGATCCGTATCATTAAAACCTACCCTGACCAACTTACCGTTAGTCTAACGTTAAATCTTGTATAATCGGATAATACGTGGCATTTAATTTATTCAAACACAAGaacaaaacgacgtcgtttgatTCATTaatcaaaacgacgtcgttttgaattgaggaaaaattaaaattaaaaaccccTAGCTCCTTCTTCTTCGACTTACGCTCTcgagtctctctctctgttaGATAAGAACACGAAAAATCCCAGAAGCTTGAAGATCCTAAGGGGTTCTGTGATCCGAAGGTCTTTCACGACGAGTTTGCGAGTGTTGGATCATCGAAAGGAGTTAGCTACTGGAAAAATGAGGTAATTTATTTCCTCAGAAAATGTTTAGATTGCTGATTGTTAGTGATTGGAAACCAAAATTGGTTTCGTTTCTTGACGTTTTGTGCTTTTCTTTTGCAGAATGTTCGAGATTGTAACATTTAATGTTAGTTTCGGTGGATATTGGGTGAAGAAAAGAAGCGGTGATGTTGGCTATATTGGTAGAGATGTGAAAACAATTGAATGCAAACCAGAGGAGTTGTTCATATCTTTATTAGATGAGTTTGGGGAGGGATTATATGTCCAGAGGTTGTGGTACACGCTTCCTTTTGAGAATCACAAGGATAGAAAGAAACTGAGCTATGTTAGAGATGATGATTTCAGAATGATGTGTAAAGCGGGTGAGTGGAAAGGAGTTGTTAATTTGTTCCTAGTGAACTCAGTAGATCATCCCGACGAAGAGCAGGTTCAGGAACTCCGCGAAGAAGAGATCCGAGTAGAAAGAAATGTTGATGGATttgttgatgaagatgaagattttGACTATCATAACACACCTCCCAATTCTGATGGTGAGGAAGAGGAGGATATGCTGAGGTTCAAACCAAGGAGTGGTCACCTAGAGCTAAGGCAAGTGTTTGACACAATTGAAGATTTCAAAGATGCATTAGTTGAGTATGCTTTGAAGGGAGGGTGGAACATTAAGCGGAATAAATGGGGGAAAATTAAATGTGGGGCTGTGTGTGGGTCTAAAGACCAGTGCTCATGGAGAATCTATTGCTCTTATGAAGAGAGATATGGGAAGTGGATGGTGAAGACATATGAAGATAAGCACAAATGCCAAAAGGACGGGTATTGTAAGATCCTAAAGTCGGGTGTGATTTTGAAGCTCTTCATGGAGGAGATTAGGAATGATGTTGAGTTGAAGCCTAAGTATATGCAAGAGCAGATTGAGCAAAGGTTCAACTTGATAACCACGATTGACAAGTGTGAGAAGGCGAAGAATAAGGCTATAACCATCATCAACCGTGAGCAAGAAGAGCAGTTTAGTAGGCTAAGAGACTATCGACTTGCGATTCTAGAgtaagttaaaaaaatttattagttgctctgtttttagtaatttaactaacattttcatttgtattttgtagtACCAATCCAGGATCAACTGTGGAACTAGACATGGTCTTAGATGATGATGGAGCTGAAGTGTTTCACAGATTCAATGTGTGCTTTGCAACCATCCGATCCTTGTGGAGTATTTGGTGTCGGCCCATCTTTGGATTAGATGGTTGCTTCCTCAAATGCACATTAAAAGGTCAGCTCTTGGCAGCTGTAGGAAGAGATGCAAATAACGGAATGTACCCAATTGCTTGGGCCGTTGTTGATGTAGAGAATGAGGATAATTGGACATGGTTTCTACAGAAACTGCAGAGTGATTTTAACCTACAAAAGGTCAAAATTGCACCATAATATCTGATAGACAAAAGGTATTACTTGGTTTGGATGAGTTAGAATTTTATTATCTTTGTTTGAGctctgatttttgtttgttttacatCATCCAGGGCTTAGTAAAGGCTGTCGAGATGATTTTACCAGACGTTGAACACAGGATGTGTGCTCGCCACATATATGgtaatctgaaggaactctttccTCGCCAAGCTGAGATGAAGGATTTGTTTTGGAGAGTTGCTGAGAGCACCACAGTCCGTGAGTATGAAGCTAGTCTTGAGGCGGTTAAGAGGTATGATATACGTGTGTTTGAAGCCATGATGGAGAAAAATCCTAAGAATTGCAGTCTCGCTTTCTGTTCTCTAATGTCTTCTTGTTTGGACGTACACAACAACATCTCAGAGTCATTCAACAACGCCATTGATCCTGCGAGATACATGCCGATGGTTGAGATGCTTGAAACTATTAGAAGAGCAACTATGGTTCGTATCGATCTGAGAAAGAGGATTGCAGCTGAGAGTGCTAGTAGGTTCCCTTCTAGAATCACAAAGCTCATAGATGCTGAGCAGAGAAAGCTGAAATTCTGCAAGATAATCCCCAGAGAAAGCTGAAATTCTACAAGATGATCCCCGGTGGTGATGGCAGATGCGAGGTGAGAGAGCGGTCATCAATCACAGCGTGAATATGAGGCTGCGGACATGTGCATGTTGTAGATGGCAATTAGGTGGTATTCCTTGTCGCCATGCCTTACGTGTCATCACCGAGAAGAAACTAAATTATGAAGATTAGATTTCTAGTTGGTTCCTCAACACAAGGCAGCAACAAATTTATAGTGATTCCATTAGACCGGTGAATGGAATGTGTTTCTGGGACCAAACCGGTTCTGTTGTGCTTCCACCTCCTAGCTTGGTGGAAGAAATCGAGAACAGAAAAGGAAGGAAGCCAAAGCCAAagagaaagaaaggaaaaatgAGTCACCCACAAAGAAGAAGGTCGACCGAAGTAGAAGAGTGATGCATTGTGGTCGATGTGGCGTTGCTGGACACAATGCAACGAAATGCCCAAATGTCGGAGTGCTAGTGAATagaccaaagaagaagaaggcgacgACGATGGGAGAGGATGAGGAAGACTTCATGTCTTGTGACTTTGGTGAAGGACCAAGTCAAGTAACACAAGCATAAGTTAAAATATGAAGGTACATAACTTTCTCTTTGGCTCTGTTTTGATGTTCTTATGCTcggttttgatggttttttgGATCTGTTTTTCCTAGAAGCATGAACCATGAAGGTGGTTTTTGATGGAAACATGGATCATGAAGGCTGTTGTGGTTGCATATTTGTCTTTTTTGTTGCTATGTTGCTTTGTTAAGACTTATGTATTCTCAGCTTTGTTGCTTTGTTATGACTCTTTTGTTGCTTTGTAATGATACTTTTGGTGATTCAAGCATGGTTTTATGACACTTTTGGTGATTCAAAATGACAACGACATACTCTTTTAGTGACTCAAAACGACAACAACAAACTCTTGATTAAAAACGACAACAACAAACCATCACAATGTCATTACAAAACACCATCATTGTTCATACAACATTAGATCAGACATGTCAATTTCACTACAACAAACCATACATAAGCTTCATAAGGTTCTTATTACATCATCAATACATGAACTTGAAGAAGAAAAGCATGACCAAAGCAAACACTACCATGTTCTTTAAGCTTCGGAGTTGCATTTTACACTCTCGGATCTCCTTCTCAACAACAGCTTCACATACCCGAGTTTCCATTGTCAATGTTTCGATCTCAGCTTCACAAGTGTTCACTCCTTTTTGCAATGTGATCGAAGCTCCTTCAAGGTTATCAACTTTGTCAATCAAGTCTTCAAGCTCTTCATACATACTCACATCAGTCCATTTAAAACTATGATACCAATCCTGTAACATAACAATATTGATTCTCATACAGGAAGGGGAAGCATCAAACAATCTACATATTGACACTTACCCCATCTCTTCCAAAAGAACAAGAATGAAACAATCTACCCGGATTCTTCACAGTTTTTGATGTATTCATTACTACAGCTTCTCCACAACGACATATCTTAGGAATTCCTCTTCCTCGCTCACCCATTTCTGCCAACTGTAAAATTCATCAATTTTAACTCAAATCACAgatttcatcatatattagcTAACTAAACAAACTTTTCTTACATAACACAAGCTATGGAAGACTTACCTTGACGAAAGCCCATAGGATCTTCAAGCTTCTGGGATTTTCGTGTTCTTATCtaacagagagagagactcgAGAGCGTaagtcgaagaagaagaaggagctagggttttttaattttaattttgccccaattcaaaacgacgtcgttttgattAATGAatcaaacgacgtcgttttgttCTTGTGTTTGAATAAATTAAATGCCACGTATTATCTGATTATGCAAGATTTAACGTTAGACTAACAGTAAGTTGGTCAGGGTAGGTTTTAATGATACGGATCGAAGTTTGGGttgaaaatttaaagaaaaacttCGTTCAGGTATGTTTTCGCACCAATGTTTAATCTGGGTATGAAAAGGCACGATGGAAATAGTTGGGGTCGAAAAAGGCACTTTTCCctagaaatatataaaagagagtAGTAGCATacaaggaaagagagagagagaagaagaagtagcAAAGGAGGATCTGGATCCAAAAAAGCTTTCcgttatcttatatattaaaacagaagtcacaaccttgattcatatgtgatatttttaaaaatggatttaatgaaattattcttaaaaaatcatgttacatttaatctctaatcttatcatttaaattttgggcataccagaaatttttattgggctatcaataattagatttaaaaaatagatgatccattgaatttatagatagtataaattaaatatatataatttaattttgtaacaTTATACcttcatatgttaattatttaaatatttgtcgatgttacattttaaaattataaaaaaaaattaaataacaaaaatcatagggaaaatttggataaattcacttcaataagaatataatttgaa encodes:
- the LOC106380865 gene encoding leucine-rich repeat receptor-like serine/threonine-protein kinase RGI4; amino-acid sequence: MSRNPRFCFFLFLFLNSSVFFSIPCFSIDEQGQALLSWKSQLNISGNALSSWNAAASNPCKWVGIKCNARGQVSEIQLQVMDFQSPLPATDLRRLKSLSSLSLTSVNLTGSIPKELGDLPELEVLDLADNSLSGEIPVEIFKLKKLKTLSLNTNNLEGVIPSELGNLTSLLELTLFDNKLGGEIPKSIGQLKNLEIFRAGGNKNLRGKLPWEIGNCEGLVTLGLAETSLSGKLPASIGNLKHVRTIALYTSLLSGPIPDEIGNCTELRNLYLYQNSISGSIPTALGRLEKLQSLLLWQNNLVGKIPNELGNCPELFLIDLLENLLTGNIPRNLGSLLSLQELQLSVNQLSGTIPEELANCRMLTHLEIDNNRISGEIPPLIGELTSLTMFFAWSNQLTGNIPESLSQCEELQAIDLSYNGLTGSIPSGIFELRNLTKLLLLYNDLSGLIPPEIGNCTNLYRLRLNGNRITGNIPGEIGNLKNLNFIDISENRLMGNNPPVISGCVSLEFVDLHSNGLTGLIPGTLPKSLQLIDFSGNSLTGSLPSGIGSLTELTKLNLAKNRLSGEIPKEISSCRSLQLLNLGDNSFTGEIPDELGRITTLAISLNLSCNSFTGELPPRFSSLVNLGSLDISHNKLAGNLNVLADLQNLVSLNISFNDFSGELPNTLFFKKLPLSVLESNKGLFISARPNNETQTRHRSAVRLTMSILVAASVVLVLMAVYTLVKAQRVAGKTEELDTWEVTLYQKLDFSIDDIVKNLTSANVIGTGSSGVVYRVTIPSGETLAVKKMWSKEETGAFNSEINALGSIRHRNIIRLLGWCSNKNVKLLFYDYLPNGSLSSLLHGAGKGRGGRADWEARYDVVLGVAHALAYLHHDCLPPILHGDVKAMNVLLGSRFEPYLADFGSAKTVNTDGDSSKSSNRPPFAGSYGYMAPEHASMQRITEKSDVYSYGLILLEVLTGKHPLDPDLPGGAHLVQWVRDHLAEKKAPGEILDPRLRGRADPIMHEMLQTLAVAFLCVSNKAADRPMMKDIVAMLKEIRQSGIGRSEADMIKGGEWQPHPLPPEKIVTPRGSPICSFAFSDESV
- the LOC106377846 gene encoding uncharacterized protein LOC106377846; translated protein: MRMFEIVTFNVSFGGYWVKKRSGDVGYIGRDVKTIECKPEELFISLLDEFGEGLYVQRLWYTLPFENHKDRKKLSYVRDDDFRMMCKAGEWKGVVNLFLVNSVDHPDEEQVQELREEEIRVERNVDGFVDEDEDFDYHNTPPNSDGEEEEDMLRFKPRSGHLELRQVFDTIEDFKDALVEYALKGGWNIKRNKWGKIKCGAVCGSKDQCSWRIYCSYEERYGKWMVKTYEDKHKCQKDGYCKILKSGVILKLFMEEIRNDVELKPKYMQEQIEQRFNLITTIDKCEKAKNKAITIINREQEEQFSRLRDYRLAILDTNPGSTVELDMVLDDDGAEVFHRFNVCFATIRSLWSIWCRPIFGLDGCFLKCTLKGQLLAAVGRDANNGMYPIAWAVVDVENEDNWTWFLQKLQSDFNLQKGLVKAVEMILPDVEHRMCARHIYGNLKELFPRQAEMKDLFWRVAESTTVREYEASLEAVKRYDIRVFEAMMEKNPKNCSLAFCSLMSSCLDVHNNISESFNNAIDPARYMPMVEMLETIRRATMVRIDLRKRIAAESASRFPSRITKLIDAEQRKLKFCKIIPRES
- the LOC106377847 gene encoding uncharacterized protein At1g43920, Chloroplastic-like — its product is MGERGRGIPKICRCGEAVVMNTSKTVKNPGRLFHSCSFGRDGDWYHSFKWTDVSMYEELEDLIDKVDNLEGASITLQKGVNTCEAEIETLTMETRVCEAVVEKEIRECKMQLRSLKNMVVFALVMLFFFKFMY